The following are from one region of the Candidatus Sericytochromatia bacterium genome:
- a CDS encoding lytic transglycosylase domain-containing protein: MSRVRSHQASASPYAAFIRQQAAKHGVPTRLAMRVIRAESGGRVRARSHKGAQGLMQLMPATARAMGVRNPYDPLQNLAGGIRYLGQMLRMFGGREDLAVAAYNAGPGAVKKHRGIPPYRETRNYVQRVLGSA, translated from the coding sequence ATGTCCCGTGTTCGCAGCCACCAGGCCTCCGCCTCCCCATATGCCGCGTTCATTCGCCAGCAAGCGGCCAAGCACGGCGTGCCGACTCGCTTGGCAATGCGCGTGATCCGCGCCGAATCGGGCGGCCGGGTCCGGGCCCGCAGCCACAAAGGTGCCCAGGGCTTGATGCAACTGATGCCCGCCACGGCCCGAGCGATGGGCGTGCGCAATCCCTATGACCCGCTTCAAAATCTCGCCGGCGGGATCCGCTACCTGGGTCAGATGTTGCGGATGTTCGGCGGCCGCGAAGACCTGGCCGTGGCCGCTTACAACGCAGGGCCCGGGGCCGTGAAGAAACACCGCGGGATTCCACCCTACCGGGAAACGCGCAATTACGTGCAGCGCGTCCTCGGCAGCGCCTGA